A portion of the Sphingobacterium spiritivorum genome contains these proteins:
- a CDS encoding DNA polymerase/3'-5' exonuclease PolX: MDNKVIAKLFKLGSQLMELHNENPFRAKAMASASFKIDKLPFAAATATVEDLSAQQGIGKGTAEKIQEIIQTGSFTELDQLIANTPPGLLDMLQIKGLGPKKILIIWKELGIESVGELYYACNENRLVEAKGFGLKTQEDIKKNIEFSIANQGWFLYAKVLPSAEAILNKLRFALPEHTALSYTGAFRRKVEILDRVDFLLSASTEELQKVLATIPDLQIQQQDPDRIDAKDNNGFLFSFLNTDSENFAQTLLITTGSELHIQQLEAIQQPLPKASTEAGIYQLLGLAYIEPELREGLDEIQRAKNSTLPQLITFEELKGTVHNHSTYSDGVHSLAEMARYCKEDLGLEYFGICDHSRTAVYANGLSIDRLEQQWKEVDALNEKMAPFRIFKGIESDILSDGSLDYPNEILAKFDFVVASVHSNLKMDEEKATDRLIKAIENPYTTILGHPTGRLLLSRSGYPLDFKKIIDACAANQVVIEINANPLRLDLDWRWHRYAIEKGVLLSINPDAHRTEGLLDMHYGVYVARKGGLSAENCLNARSVTEISEFFTNRKISRGI, from the coding sequence ATGGATAACAAGGTCATTGCTAAGCTATTTAAGCTGGGAAGTCAGCTTATGGAACTTCATAATGAAAACCCATTCAGGGCTAAAGCAATGGCCTCCGCATCTTTTAAAATTGACAAATTGCCCTTTGCTGCAGCTACAGCGACTGTTGAAGATCTCAGTGCTCAACAGGGAATCGGCAAAGGCACGGCAGAAAAAATTCAGGAAATTATTCAGACTGGATCCTTTACAGAACTGGATCAGCTGATCGCCAATACGCCTCCCGGATTATTGGATATGCTTCAGATAAAAGGTCTTGGACCAAAAAAAATACTGATCATATGGAAAGAACTCGGTATTGAATCTGTAGGAGAACTGTATTATGCCTGCAACGAAAACCGTCTGGTAGAGGCAAAAGGCTTCGGTCTCAAAACACAGGAAGACATTAAGAAAAATATAGAATTTTCCATTGCCAATCAAGGCTGGTTTTTATACGCAAAAGTATTGCCGTCTGCAGAAGCAATTCTCAATAAATTACGGTTCGCCCTACCCGAACACACAGCGCTTTCGTATACCGGAGCTTTCAGAAGAAAAGTTGAAATATTAGATCGTGTGGATTTTTTGCTGTCCGCTTCAACAGAAGAGCTGCAAAAAGTATTAGCTACGATTCCTGATCTGCAGATTCAGCAACAAGATCCGGATCGGATAGACGCAAAAGATAACAATGGCTTCCTTTTTAGTTTTTTAAATACAGATTCCGAAAATTTTGCGCAAACTCTTTTAATAACCACAGGTTCAGAACTCCATATCCAACAATTAGAAGCGATACAACAGCCACTTCCTAAAGCTTCTACAGAAGCCGGGATCTATCAGTTGCTGGGATTAGCCTATATCGAGCCCGAACTTAGAGAAGGATTGGATGAAATCCAGAGAGCAAAAAACAGCACACTTCCGCAGCTTATCACTTTTGAAGAATTAAAAGGAACCGTTCACAATCACTCTACATATAGTGACGGCGTACATAGCCTGGCTGAAATGGCGCGATACTGTAAGGAGGATCTGGGATTAGAATATTTTGGTATCTGCGATCACTCCCGTACGGCTGTATATGCCAACGGTCTGTCTATAGATCGTCTGGAACAACAATGGAAAGAAGTAGATGCGTTGAATGAAAAAATGGCTCCATTCCGTATTTTCAAAGGTATTGAATCTGATATTCTTTCGGACGGATCTCTCGATTATCCGAATGAGATACTTGCTAAATTCGATTTTGTAGTAGCTTCCGTACATTCCAATCTCAAAATGGATGAAGAGAAAGCGACAGACAGATTAATAAAAGCAATCGAAAATCCTTACACCACTATTCTGGGGCATCCTACGGGAAGATTATTATTAAGCCGCTCGGGATATCCTTTGGATTTCAAAAAAATAATAGATGCCTGTGCAGCAAATCAGGTGGTCATCGAGATTAATGCCAACCCTCTGCGGTTAGATTTGGACTGGAGATGGCACAGATACGCTATCGAAAAAGGTGTATTGCTATCCATCAATCCGGATGCACACCGTACAGAAGGACTTTTGGATATGCACTATGGTGTCTACGTAGCACGTAAAGGAGGACTATCTGCTGAAAACTGTCTTAATGCACGTTCGGTCACAGAAATCAGCGAATTCTTTACAAACAGAAAAATTTCAAGGGGAATTTAA
- a CDS encoding 30S ribosomal protein THX, whose protein sequence is MGKGDKKSRKGKIIMGSYGNKRPRGFQAKAVVPEATEAGKPAAKKKGKETA, encoded by the coding sequence ATGGGTAAAGGAGATAAAAAATCAAGAAAAGGGAAAATTATTATGGGTTCGTATGGTAACAAACGCCCTCGTGGATTTCAAGCAAAAGCTGTGGTTCCGGAAGCTACAGAAGCCGGAAAACCTGCAGCAAAGAAAAAAGGTAAAGAAACTGCCTGA
- the secDF gene encoding protein translocase subunit SecDF — MQGKGLIKFLVIVVSLACLYSLSFTFVSRKVEKDAEAFAKGDMTKEKAYLDSMAGQVVYNLGVAKYTYREVKAKELALGLDLKGGMNVTMEISLDELIRNLANNPKDEKFNTSLGNAVKKSRSSNKSLVDLFIEDYKSSGASTPLASFFATQSNSTLIKATSSDKEVANFLQKEADNAIQNSYKVLRTRIDKFGVASPNIQIQQGTNRILIELPGVNDEERVRKLLQGSAKLEFYETHSNFQVYPLLENVNKTLAATLKAQKSSPADTTKADTTKKENLLANLGAGKGKSDSAAVNAKLGEENPLFAVLRPSVAMGPNNQMQLVPGPMVGIAELKDTAKVNALLAKPEIKSIIPANLKLLWAVKPEQNSPNALSLYAIRPSGIDNGAVLTGDVITDAKNDIAPQTNQPVVSMQMNNEGAREWRKITAKAAQNKEAIAIVLDNVVYSAPNVNEEIPNGSSQISGSFTTDDTKDLANVLKAGRLPTTAKIVEEAIVGPSLGQAAIDAGVNSAIIAFVVVLIFMVVYYNRAGWAANIAVIVNVFFLLGVLASLNAVLTLPGIAGIVLTMGTAVDANVLIYERIREELGLGKSMRQAIADGYKHAMPSILDSQITTFLVGIVLFFLGSGPILGFATTMMLGIVTSLFTAIFISRLIFEFMLDKDMKISVSYPWSANTLRNANFNFIKNRKKFYIVSIIAAIICLASIFTKGFTLGVDFQGGRTYTVRFEKAVNLESVRQNLDEVFQKTTEVKTFGSENQVRITTTYKIDETSDAVDKDVLDKLNLGLSKIGGNKHEILSQQKVGPSIANDIKSRATYSAIFSIIIIATYILIRFRKWQYSAGAAIATIHDAVILLGLFSLLDGIVPFSLDIDQHFVAAILTVIAYSVNDTVVVFDRLREYVNKPNSHNEKMSDIVNHAINTTLSRTIITSLTIIFVLAVLFIFGGEVIRGFSFAILIGIVVGTYSSIFLAAPSVYDFRKGRHMAEKADLKKVEPARP; from the coding sequence ATGCAAGGTAAAGGGCTGATTAAATTTTTGGTTATAGTGGTATCGTTAGCATGCCTCTATTCCCTATCATTCACTTTTGTGAGCCGTAAAGTAGAAAAAGACGCTGAGGCATTCGCCAAAGGTGACATGACGAAAGAAAAGGCTTATTTAGATTCGATGGCTGGACAGGTTGTATACAATCTGGGAGTAGCGAAATACACGTACAGAGAAGTCAAAGCCAAAGAACTGGCTTTAGGTCTTGACCTAAAAGGCGGTATGAACGTGACAATGGAAATTTCATTAGACGAATTGATCAGAAACTTAGCGAACAATCCGAAAGATGAAAAATTCAACACTTCATTAGGAAATGCTGTAAAGAAAAGCAGATCTTCCAATAAATCATTAGTTGATTTATTTATCGAAGACTACAAATCCAGCGGAGCAAGCACTCCATTAGCTTCATTTTTTGCTACACAATCTAATTCTACCTTAATCAAAGCGACAAGCTCTGATAAAGAAGTAGCTAATTTCTTGCAAAAAGAAGCGGATAATGCTATCCAGAATTCATATAAAGTACTTCGTACCCGTATTGACAAATTCGGAGTAGCATCTCCGAATATCCAGATTCAACAAGGAACAAACCGTATTCTTATTGAGCTTCCGGGTGTCAACGATGAGGAACGTGTACGCAAACTTCTTCAGGGATCTGCCAAACTGGAATTCTATGAAACACATAGCAATTTCCAGGTATATCCTCTTTTGGAAAATGTTAACAAAACATTAGCGGCGACCCTGAAAGCACAAAAATCTTCCCCTGCTGATACAACAAAAGCAGATACAACTAAGAAAGAAAATCTGTTAGCCAACCTGGGTGCTGGCAAAGGAAAATCTGACTCAGCTGCTGTAAACGCAAAATTGGGTGAAGAAAATCCGTTATTTGCTGTATTGAGACCGTCAGTTGCTATGGGACCAAACAACCAGATGCAATTAGTACCGGGCCCTATGGTCGGTATTGCGGAACTGAAAGATACTGCAAAAGTAAATGCTTTATTAGCAAAACCAGAGATAAAATCTATTATCCCGGCTAACCTGAAACTTCTTTGGGCAGTAAAACCTGAACAAAATTCACCTAATGCATTATCACTTTATGCAATCCGACCGTCAGGTATTGATAACGGTGCGGTATTGACAGGTGATGTGATTACAGATGCAAAAAATGACATCGCTCCACAGACAAATCAACCTGTGGTATCGATGCAGATGAATAATGAAGGTGCACGCGAATGGCGCAAAATCACGGCAAAAGCAGCTCAAAATAAAGAAGCTATTGCTATTGTATTAGATAATGTTGTTTACTCTGCTCCGAATGTAAATGAAGAAATTCCAAACGGAAGTTCACAGATCTCAGGATCATTTACAACAGATGATACAAAAGATTTAGCAAACGTATTAAAGGCAGGTCGTCTTCCTACAACAGCTAAGATCGTTGAAGAGGCTATTGTAGGTCCTTCATTAGGTCAGGCAGCAATCGATGCGGGTGTAAACTCTGCCATCATTGCTTTCGTAGTGGTATTGATCTTCATGGTTGTTTATTATAACCGTGCAGGATGGGCAGCAAATATTGCTGTTATTGTCAACGTATTCTTCCTGTTAGGGGTATTAGCCTCCTTAAATGCCGTACTTACCTTACCGGGTATTGCAGGTATCGTATTGACTATGGGTACAGCGGTAGATGCCAACGTACTTATATATGAGCGTATCCGGGAAGAGCTGGGTCTGGGTAAATCTATGCGTCAGGCGATTGCAGATGGTTACAAACATGCGATGCCGTCTATTCTCGATTCACAGATCACAACTTTCCTTGTAGGTATTGTACTCTTCTTCTTAGGTAGCGGACCGATCTTAGGTTTTGCAACAACGATGATGTTAGGTATCGTTACATCATTATTTACTGCAATTTTCATTTCCCGTCTGATCTTTGAATTCATGTTGGATAAAGACATGAAGATCTCTGTATCTTACCCTTGGTCTGCGAACACGCTGAGAAATGCAAACTTCAACTTTATCAAAAACCGTAAGAAATTCTATATCGTATCTATTATTGCTGCTATTATCTGTTTGGCATCTATCTTTACAAAAGGCTTTACGCTTGGGGTAGATTTCCAGGGTGGTCGTACCTATACAGTACGTTTTGAAAAAGCTGTTAATCTGGAAAGCGTACGTCAGAATCTGGATGAAGTATTCCAGAAAACAACTGAGGTAAAAACTTTCGGAAGTGAAAATCAGGTTCGCATTACGACGACGTACAAGATTGACGAGACCAGTGATGCTGTAGATAAAGATGTATTGGATAAACTGAACCTTGGTTTGTCTAAGATTGGAGGAAACAAACATGAAATCCTTTCACAACAGAAAGTAGGACCATCAATTGCAAATGATATCAAATCAAGAGCTACCTATTCGGCTATCTTCTCGATTATTATCATTGCAACATACATTCTGATCCGTTTCCGCAAATGGCAGTATTCTGCAGGAGCTGCGATTGCAACTATCCACGATGCGGTTATCTTATTAGGTTTGTTCTCTCTGTTAGATGGTATCGTACCATTCTCTCTGGATATCGACCAGCACTTTGTGGCAGCGATATTGACCGTAATTGCTTACTCTGTAAATGATACGGTAGTTGTATTTGACAGACTGAGAGAGTACGTAAACAAGCCAAACAGCCATAATGAAAAAATGAGTGATATTGTAAATCATGCGATTAACACAACATTAAGCCGTACGATCATTACGTCACTGACCATTATCTTCGTATTAGCCGTATTGTTTATCTTCGGAGGTGAAGTAATCCGTGGATTCTCCTTTGCGATCCTTATCGGTATCGTAGTAGGAACATACTCCTCAATCTTCCTTGCAGCACCTTCTGTATATGACTTCCGTAAAGGACGTCACATGGCAGAAAAAGCAGATCTTAAAAAAGTAGAGCCTGCAAGACCATAA
- a CDS encoding NAD(P)/FAD-dependent oxidoreductase, which yields MLSSRSERSFPRVIVIGGGFGGVEVAKHLKNKDVEVLLLDRNNYHTFQPLLYQVATGTLAADAISFPLRKMFKSQENFKFRIAEVSHIDTDTKIVRTDVGDFDYDYLVVATGATTNFFGNQEVAKYSLPMKSIREALNIRSYVLQNLEAAVLRETATQRAPYLNFVVVGGGPTGVELSGAIAEIRNNILRKDYPELSTQEMNVYLIEGQDKILAALSPQASEKAETYLKELGVKVLLNKQVTGYNGNTISFSDGESIDTKTVIWGAGVMGQFPEGLEKDIIQRGNRIKTDATCRVEGLENVFAIGDVSAMITEDLPRGLPGVAPVAQQQGKFVAHQIMHLLNDQPLESFSYFDKGSMATIGRNRAVVDMGKIRFQGFFAWFVWMFVHLMSIFGFRNKLVTFVNWSIKFFTMNGGIRLIINKYERPKPEEKKPALTE from the coding sequence ATGCTAAGCAGTCGTTCAGAGAGAAGTTTTCCAAGAGTTATCGTCATAGGTGGTGGCTTTGGTGGAGTGGAAGTTGCTAAACACCTCAAAAACAAAGATGTAGAAGTATTACTTCTGGATCGCAATAACTATCACACGTTCCAGCCCCTGCTTTATCAGGTCGCCACCGGAACACTTGCAGCCGATGCCATTTCCTTCCCGTTACGGAAGATGTTCAAATCGCAGGAAAATTTTAAATTCCGAATAGCAGAAGTATCACATATCGATACCGATACTAAAATTGTAAGAACAGATGTCGGAGATTTCGATTACGACTATCTGGTTGTTGCGACAGGCGCTACAACAAACTTCTTCGGAAACCAGGAAGTAGCCAAATATTCTCTTCCGATGAAAAGCATACGCGAAGCGCTTAACATCAGAAGTTATGTTCTTCAAAATCTGGAAGCAGCAGTCCTGAGAGAGACCGCTACACAGCGTGCTCCTTACCTCAACTTCGTCGTTGTCGGTGGTGGCCCTACCGGTGTAGAACTGTCAGGAGCAATCGCAGAGATCCGTAATAATATCCTTAGAAAAGACTACCCTGAGTTATCTACTCAGGAAATGAATGTTTACCTGATAGAGGGGCAGGATAAGATCCTCGCTGCATTATCTCCGCAGGCATCCGAAAAAGCAGAAACATATCTGAAAGAATTAGGAGTAAAAGTATTGTTAAACAAGCAGGTAACAGGCTATAATGGAAATACGATCTCTTTCAGCGATGGAGAGAGTATTGATACCAAAACGGTTATCTGGGGAGCAGGTGTCATGGGACAATTCCCTGAAGGCCTGGAAAAAGATATTATCCAGCGTGGCAATCGCATCAAAACAGATGCAACCTGCAGAGTCGAAGGTCTGGAAAATGTATTTGCTATCGGAGATGTCTCTGCTATGATTACAGAAGATCTTCCAAGAGGATTACCGGGTGTCGCTCCTGTTGCACAACAACAAGGTAAATTCGTAGCACATCAGATCATGCACCTGCTTAATGATCAGCCTCTTGAAAGTTTCAGCTATTTTGACAAAGGATCTATGGCTACAATAGGTCGTAACAGAGCTGTCGTAGATATGGGTAAAATCCGGTTTCAGGGATTCTTCGCCTGGTTTGTATGGATGTTCGTTCACTTGATGTCCATCTTCGGATTTAGAAATAAATTGGTTACTTTCGTCAACTGGTCTATCAAATTCTTTACTATGAATGGTGGAATCCGACTGATCATCAATAAATATGAGCGGCCGAAACCAGAAGAAAAAAAACCGGCACTTACAGAATAA
- a CDS encoding MarR family winged helix-turn-helix transcriptional regulator, with translation MQNEKFNEYSFILDRTAKKVKQYAQSSFTEKGFDITVDQWTIIKTLFEHPDLLQKELAEKCGKDQPTLTRIVDLLIKKGLAERHNHPTDRRSLYLKLTDLGSSKVQSLTPHITQIRTKAWDNLTDEDFKHFTRILNKIHDNLNIDSYDNN, from the coding sequence ATGCAAAACGAAAAATTCAACGAATATTCATTTATCCTGGACCGGACTGCGAAAAAGGTAAAGCAATACGCACAATCCTCTTTTACGGAAAAGGGATTCGATATTACAGTGGATCAATGGACAATCATAAAGACACTCTTTGAACATCCGGATTTGTTACAAAAGGAACTGGCTGAAAAATGCGGTAAAGATCAGCCTACACTGACCCGTATTGTGGATTTGCTGATCAAGAAAGGATTGGCCGAACGTCACAATCATCCTACCGACAGACGCTCTCTTTATCTAAAACTGACGGACCTGGGCAGCAGTAAAGTACAATCATTAACTCCTCACATCACACAGATCCGTACCAAGGCCTGGGATAATCTGACAGATGAGGATTTCAAACATTTCACCCGAATACTTAACAAAATACACGATAACTTAAACATAGATAGCTATGATAACAACTGA
- a CDS encoding 2Fe-2S iron-sulfur cluster-binding protein, translating to MDNLITIYVEDREGTVKDVEIPTDINLSLMEILKASEYEILATCGGMALCATCHVQILDGAENLSEPQDQELDMLDTLPDADDESRLACQIRLGNENDGLRIKIKGTLQ from the coding sequence ATGGATAATTTAATCACCATTTATGTAGAAGACCGGGAAGGCACAGTAAAAGATGTAGAGATTCCTACAGATATAAATCTGAGCCTGATGGAGATCCTGAAGGCTTCAGAATACGAGATTCTGGCCACCTGTGGAGGAATGGCATTGTGTGCGACCTGTCATGTGCAGATATTGGATGGAGCTGAAAACCTGTCCGAACCACAGGATCAGGAACTGGATATGCTGGATACCTTACCAGATGCGGATGATGAGAGCAGGCTTGCCTGTCAGATCAGACTAGGCAATGAAAATGACGGGCTACGAATAAAAATAAAAGGGACCTTACAATAA
- a CDS encoding DinB family protein has product MKTNEIISKEELLKHWQGHRSLTRRVIEAFPEKDLFEFKVGPMRPFSLMAQELISIAGPGLKGIVNRAEEPYSEKIDLKTKQEILDEWDKVTKDVDLYFNKIKEEDFHDTFNLFGEYKSPIYENLLYFIDNEIHHRGQGYVYLRALGIQPPPFWERY; this is encoded by the coding sequence ATGAAAACAAATGAAATCATCAGCAAAGAAGAATTATTGAAACACTGGCAGGGACACCGCAGTCTGACACGCCGGGTTATAGAAGCATTTCCGGAAAAAGATTTGTTCGAATTTAAAGTAGGTCCTATGCGTCCATTTTCATTAATGGCTCAGGAGCTGATCTCCATCGCCGGTCCCGGATTAAAAGGTATAGTGAATAGGGCAGAGGAGCCTTACAGCGAAAAAATAGACCTGAAAACAAAACAGGAAATTCTTGACGAATGGGACAAGGTAACCAAAGATGTAGATCTGTACTTTAACAAGATTAAAGAAGAAGATTTTCACGATACCTTTAATCTTTTTGGTGAGTACAAATCACCTATATATGAAAATCTTCTTTATTTTATTGATAATGAGATTCATCATCGCGGGCAGGGGTATGTGTATCTCCGGGCTTTAGGAATTCAGCCTCCGCCATTCTGGGAGCGATACTAA
- the guaB gene encoding IMP dehydrogenase, producing MQLDPQKFVAEGLTYDDVLLIPAYSEILPRDVDTSTYLTKKIKLNIPLVSAAMDTVTGSDLAIAIAQAGGIGMLHKNMTITEQAAEVRKVKRSESGMIQDPVTLLETATVGDAFKIMSEHKIGGIPIIDLSGKLVGIVTNRDLRFQKDMKRPISELMTRDNLVVAPEGTDLVQAELILQNYKIEKLPVVNEEGFLKGLITFKDIQKYKHYPNAAKDSHGRLLVGAAVGVTPDTLDRVDALVKAGVDVVTIDTAHGHSKGVIDKLKLVKSTYPDLQVIVGNIATGAAAADLAAAGADAVKVGIGPGSICTTRIIAGVGVPQLYAVYEVAKALKGTGVPLIADGGIKQTGDIAKAIAAGASTIMAGSLFAGVEEAPGETIIYEGRKFKSYRGMGSIEAMEKGSKDRYFQDVEDDIKKLVPEGIVGRVPYKGTLAEVVYQYIGGLRASMGYCGAATISRLQEAQFVKITGAGLRESHPHNISITKEAPNYNSRG from the coding sequence ATGCAATTAGATCCACAAAAATTCGTAGCAGAAGGTCTTACCTACGACGATGTATTATTAATTCCCGCTTATTCAGAAATTTTGCCGCGTGATGTAGACACGAGCACATATTTGACTAAAAAAATCAAGTTGAATATTCCTTTGGTCTCTGCCGCTATGGATACGGTAACAGGTTCTGACTTAGCTATTGCTATAGCACAGGCCGGAGGTATCGGTATGCTGCACAAGAATATGACAATTACAGAGCAGGCTGCTGAAGTCCGTAAAGTAAAACGTTCAGAAAGTGGTATGATTCAGGATCCGGTTACGTTGCTGGAAACAGCTACTGTAGGTGACGCATTCAAAATCATGAGTGAGCACAAAATCGGAGGTATTCCTATTATAGACTTATCGGGTAAACTGGTCGGAATTGTAACAAACAGAGATCTGCGTTTTCAAAAAGATATGAAACGCCCTATCAGCGAATTAATGACCCGGGATAATCTGGTTGTAGCTCCTGAAGGTACGGATCTGGTGCAGGCTGAACTGATACTTCAGAATTATAAAATTGAAAAACTTCCTGTTGTCAATGAAGAAGGATTTTTAAAAGGACTGATTACCTTTAAAGATATCCAGAAATATAAACATTACCCTAATGCTGCGAAAGATTCCCATGGTCGTCTGCTGGTAGGAGCTGCAGTAGGAGTGACTCCGGACACATTGGATCGTGTAGATGCTTTGGTAAAAGCTGGTGTAGATGTCGTGACTATTGATACTGCACATGGTCATTCAAAGGGAGTAATAGATAAACTTAAATTAGTAAAATCAACATACCCAGATCTTCAGGTTATCGTCGGAAATATTGCCACCGGAGCAGCAGCAGCTGATCTGGCAGCAGCAGGTGCCGATGCTGTAAAAGTAGGAATCGGTCCGGGTTCTATCTGTACCACACGTATTATAGCTGGTGTAGGTGTACCACAGTTGTATGCTGTTTATGAAGTTGCCAAAGCACTTAAAGGTACAGGAGTTCCTTTGATTGCTGATGGTGGTATCAAGCAGACAGGCGATATTGCAAAAGCAATAGCAGCGGGAGCAAGTACTATTATGGCCGGATCACTGTTTGCAGGAGTAGAAGAAGCTCCGGGAGAAACGATTATATATGAAGGACGTAAGTTTAAATCATATCGTGGTATGGGATCTATTGAGGCTATGGAAAAAGGATCCAAAGATCGTTATTTCCAGGATGTGGAAGATGATATTAAAAAACTGGTTCCGGAAGGAATTGTAGGTCGTGTTCCTTATAAAGGTACTTTGGCAGAAGTTGTATATCAATATATCGGAGGTCTTCGTGCATCAATGGGCTACTGTGGTGCGGCAACGATTTCGCGTCTTCAGGAAGCGCAGTTTGTGAAAATTACAGGAGCAGGACTTCGCGAGTCGCATCCGCATAATATTTCGATTACAAAAGAAGCTCCCAACTACAACAGCAGAGGTTAA
- a CDS encoding DUF1345 domain-containing protein, with translation MQPKELFIHQLRPIHRGLIALVIAGFVFFVLPRNENIMVQFLYSWLAFSLTYLVIAWTTFYTMPIRKIIKLATIEDGSRIVVTLFILLASFTCLFAVLFVIESPADNPSLNISNIGIAVASMIASWALVHTIYTFHYARLYYNDDDKKARGLDFPGSEKPDYLDFAYFSFVLGCTFQVSDVEISSKKIRHVALFHGLLSFALNTFVVALTINIVAGFIK, from the coding sequence ATGCAGCCCAAAGAATTATTTATTCACCAATTGAGACCCATACACAGAGGGTTGATAGCACTGGTAATTGCTGGATTTGTTTTTTTTGTATTACCGAGGAATGAAAACATCATGGTTCAGTTCCTGTATAGCTGGCTGGCTTTTTCGCTTACTTACCTGGTCATAGCCTGGACAACTTTTTATACTATGCCGATTCGGAAGATTATTAAACTAGCCACAATCGAGGACGGAAGCCGCATTGTTGTCACTTTATTTATCTTATTAGCCTCTTTCACCTGTCTTTTTGCGGTATTATTTGTAATCGAATCTCCGGCAGATAACCCTTCTCTTAATATCAGCAATATAGGAATAGCTGTAGCCAGCATGATTGCCTCGTGGGCACTTGTACACACGATTTATACTTTTCATTATGCTCGGCTCTACTACAATGATGACGACAAGAAAGCAAGAGGTCTTGACTTTCCGGGATCAGAGAAGCCCGACTATCTTGACTTTGCTTACTTTTCTTTTGTTTTAGGATGCACGTTCCAGGTTTCAGATGTAGAGATATCCAGTAAAAAGATAAGACATGTGGCACTGTTTCACGGTTTACTTTCTTTTGCACTGAATACTTTTGTGGTCGCTCTGACCATTAACATAGTCGCCGGTTTCATCAAATAA
- a CDS encoding NAD(P)/FAD-dependent oxidoreductase produces the protein MITTDICIIGAGPVGLFAVFEAGLLKMRCHLIDVLPQVGGQLSEIYPHKPIYDIPGYPAINAQELINNQMEQIAPFHPTFTLGERVEGLNKQEDGSYYVIGSEGTVIHCQVVVIAGGLGCFEPRKPEIQNLDTFEHNSVHYMVRDPERFRDKNILIAGGGDSALDWTIFLADVAKSITLVHRSDSFRGAPDSAEKVYKLANEGKIDLLLSHNLVALQGNGTLQEVHLQNKQKEAIVVHTEHFIPLYGLSPKLGPIADWGLNIDKNAIVVDTFDYSTNVERIFAIGDINTYPGKLKLILCGYHEAALMAQSAFKYVYPDQKLSFKYTTVNGVNAF, from the coding sequence ATGATAACAACTGATATTTGTATAATCGGAGCTGGTCCGGTAGGACTATTTGCAGTATTTGAAGCAGGCTTATTAAAAATGAGATGCCATTTGATAGATGTCCTCCCACAGGTAGGCGGTCAGCTTTCAGAGATCTATCCGCACAAACCGATCTACGATATTCCCGGTTATCCTGCTATAAATGCACAGGAGCTGATCAATAATCAGATGGAGCAGATAGCGCCCTTCCACCCTACCTTCACTTTAGGAGAACGTGTAGAAGGATTGAATAAACAGGAAGATGGTTCTTATTATGTAATTGGTTCTGAGGGAACAGTTATCCATTGTCAGGTAGTCGTGATTGCCGGAGGATTGGGCTGTTTTGAACCCCGTAAGCCTGAAATTCAGAATCTGGATACTTTTGAACACAACTCCGTACATTATATGGTCCGTGATCCGGAACGTTTCAGAGATAAAAATATCCTGATAGCCGGCGGAGGTGATTCGGCACTGGATTGGACAATTTTCCTGGCCGATGTTGCAAAAAGCATTACGCTGGTACACCGCAGTGACAGTTTCCGCGGAGCTCCGGACTCAGCAGAGAAAGTATACAAACTGGCCAATGAAGGAAAAATTGATCTGTTGCTTTCTCATAATCTGGTGGCCTTACAGGGAAACGGCACTCTTCAGGAAGTGCATTTACAAAATAAGCAAAAAGAAGCCATAGTTGTCCATACCGAACACTTTATTCCACTGTATGGATTAAGTCCTAAGTTAGGGCCTATTGCAGACTGGGGACTTAATATAGATAAAAATGCAATAGTTGTAGACACCTTTGATTATTCTACTAATGTGGAACGGATATTTGCTATCGGAGACATCAATACCTATCCGGGAAAATTAAAACTTATTCTTTGCGGATATCACGAAGCAGCATTAATGGCACAGAGTGCTTTTAAATATGTATATCCGGATCAGAAACTTTCATTTAAATATACAACGGTAAACGGTGTAAATGCATTTTAA